A stretch of Gossypium hirsutum isolate 1008001.06 chromosome A06, Gossypium_hirsutum_v2.1, whole genome shotgun sequence DNA encodes these proteins:
- the LOC107929817 gene encoding conserved oligomeric Golgi complex subunit 4, producing the protein MPLMRSSSLPKPAESAEHRTDTSVKFGTPKALDYVRSLTDVGAMTRLLHECVAYQRALDLDLDTLLSQRSDLDKTLNNLQRFADVLDIVKAESDRMLSNITSTCDLADQVSRKVRELDLAQSRVNSTLLRIDAIVERGNCINGVKSALDAEDYESATEYVRTFLEIDDKFKDSRSDQREQLLASKKLLEGIVKKKLTAAVDQRDHPTISRFIKLYSPLGLDEEGLQIYVGYLKKVIGMRSRLEFEYLIELVEQSHGQNQNHQVNFVGCLTNLFKDIVLAVEENDEILRSFCGEDGAAYAIFELQEECDSRGSLILKKYMEFRKLAKLSSEINAQNNHLLTVGAPDGANPREIELYLEEILSLMQLGEDYTQYMISKIKGMPTVDPDLVLRATKAFRAGSFSKVVQDFTGFYVILEGFFMVENVRKAIGIDEHVSDSLTTSMVDDVFYVLQSCLRRAISTSNISSVVAVLSGASSLLNNEYYEALQLKLREPNLGAKLILGGDGVQKTGTEIATALNNIDLSSEYVLKLKHEIEEQCAEVFPAPVEREKVKFCLSELADLSNTFRQTLNAGMEQLVATVTP; encoded by the coding sequence ATGCCGTTGATGAGAAGCAGCTCCCTCCCCAAACCAGCCGAATCAGCGGAGCACCGCACTGACACCTCAGTTAAATTCGGCACTCCCAAGGCCCTCGACTACGTCCGCTCCCTTACCGACGTAGGAGCCATGACGCGTCTCCTCCACGAATGCGTCGCTTACCAGCGAGCCCTCGATCTAGACCTAGACACCCTCCTCTCCCAGCGTTCCGATCTCGACAAGACTCTCAACAACCTCCAAAGATTCGCTGACGTTCTCGACATCGTCAAGGCCGAATCCGATCGCATGCTCTCCAACATCACCTCCACCTGTGACCTCGCCGACCAAGTCAGCCGCAAGGTCCGCGAACTCGACCTCGCTCAATCCCGCGTTAACTCCACGCTCCTCCGCATTGACGCCATTGTAGAGAGGGGTAATTGCATCAATGGCGTCAAAAGCGCTCTCGACGCTGAGGATTACGAGTCAGCCACCGAATACGTACGGACGTTTCTGGAGATCGATGATAAGTTTAAGGATTCTCGATCCGACCAAAGGGAACAGTTGTTAGCGTCGAAGAAGCTGCTGGAAGGGATTGTAAAGAAGAAACTCACGGCTGCCGTGGATCAAAGGGATCATCCTACGATTTCGAGATTTATTAAGCTTTATTCGCCCTTGGGGCTTGATGAAGAAGGCTTGCAAATTTATGTTGGGTATTTGAAGAAAGTGATTGGGATGAGATCTAGATTAGAATTTGAGTATTTGATTGAGTTAGTGGAACAGAGCCATGGACAAAATCAGAACCATCAAGTAAATTTTGTTGGGTGTTTGACTAATTTGTTTAAAGATATTGTTTTGGCTGTCGAGGAAAATGACGAGATTTTAAGGAGTTTTTGTGGAGAAGATGGAGCGGCGTATGCAATTTTTGAGTTACAAGAGGAATGTGATTCAAGGGGttctttgattttgaaaaaatatatggAATTTAGGAAATTGGCTAAGTTGTCTTCTGAGATCAATGCTCAGAATAATCATTTGTTAACTGTTGGAGCACCCGATGGAGCCAATCCGAGGGAGATCGAGTTGTATTTAGAAGAAATACTGTCCTTGATGCAACTTGGTGAAGATTACACACAATATATGATCTCAAAGATCAAGGGGATGCCAACTGTGGATCCAGATTTAGTCCTGCGGGCCACTAAAGCTTTTAGGGCAGGAAGTTTTAGCAAAGTTGTTCAAGATTTTACTGGTTTTTACGTGATTTTGGAGGGATTCTTTATGGTGGAAAATGTGAGGAAAGCAATTGGGATTGATGAACATGTATCTGATAGCCTTACTACTTCAATGGTGGATGATGTGTTTTATGTTTTGCAAAGTTGCTTGCGAAGGGCAATTTCTACTTCTAATATTAGTTCTGTGGTTGCGGTACTGAGCGGTGCTAGTAGTTTGCTGAATAATGAATACTATGAAGCTTTGCAACTGAAATTAAGAGAACCAAATCTTGGGGCAAAGCTGATCTTGGGTGGTGATGGTGTTCAAAAGACTGGGACCGAGATAGCTACAGCACTGAATAATATAGATCTTAGCAGTGAGTATGTTCTGaaactaaaacatgaaattgaagagCAGTGTGCCGAG